CATTTTGCCAAACGGGCATTTATATTATCGATAACTGTTATCGTTAACATCAGGAGAAGAGATGTTATATCGAATGCTTCTTTTTGTCCTTTCCATCCTTTTTTTCTACAACTGCCACCATTTTCAGGCACAGCCCGCTCATCGCCTGACTCTAAAAAATTGGCAACTTAAAGCGGCCGATTCCGTGCAGGCTTCCGGCCAGCGCATGACGCAAGCCGATTTCAATCCGCAAAACTGGTTACCCGTCCGCGTGCCAACCACGGTGATGGGCGCGCTGCTGAAGGCCGGTCGCTACCAAGACATCTTTGTGGGCATGAATCTAAAAAAGGTTCCAACCAAACCCTTTCAAAATGGCTGGTGGTATCGGTGTTCCTTCGATTTACCGGATCTAAAACGTCTGCCTAAAAATGTTTTACGTTTTAACGGATTGAACTACCGGGCTGATGTATTTTTGAACGGCCGTCAAATTGCCAGCAAAGATTCCATTTTCGGCGCTTTCCGTGTCTTTGAAATGGACATCTCTTCTCTGGTCAAAGAAAAAAACAATGTGCTGGCGGTTTGCGTCTATCCTCCGCAGGCAGGCGATTTTACGATTGGCTTTGTGGACTGGAATCCGGCGCCGCCCGATCGAAACATGGGACTATGGCGACCGGTGGAAATTCGGCGCGCCAGAAACGTTCTATTAAAAAATCCTTTTGTCAAAACCGCCTTTGATTCGTCCTTGCAAACGGCCCGCCTGACGGTGCAGGTTACGGCCTGCAATTTGAGCGATCAGCCTGTCAGCGGTGTTCTGGAAGGAACCATTGAAAGTCATTCGTTTAAAAAAGCCTTTCATTTAAAGGCCGGAGAAAGCGCAACCATTACCGTCGATGCTGAGGAGTTTCCGCAGCTTGTTTTTAAACGTCCCCGCTTATGGTGGCCCGTACATTGGGGGAAAGCCAATCTTTACGATTTAGAGCTATTGGCCAAAATAGAAGGGCAGGTATCCGACGCATTGCAAATTCGTTTTGGGATGCGCAAAATTGAAAGTTACTTTACCGACGAAGGACACCGCGCTTTTAAGATCAATGGCCGTAAAATATTGATTCAGGGCGCAGGCTGGACCGATGACCTGTTTTTAGCCCAATCTGCGCAAAATGTACGCAGTCAATTGCGCTATGTGAAAGAAATGGGGCTCAATACGATTCGTCTGGAAGGCTTCTGGGGCAACGATCAAACGTTGTATGATGTATGCGACAGTCTGGGTATTTTAATCATGGCCGGCTTTAGCTGTCAATGGGAGTGGGAAGATTACCTGGGCAAGGCCTGCGACCAATTTGGCGGCGCCCGCAGCGCGCAGGACATGGATTTGCTGTCTGCTTACTGGCGAGATCAAATAACGCTTCTGCGCAATCATCCGTCGATCTTTGTGTGGATGGCGGCCAGCGACATGTTGCCTCGTCCAGCGCTGGAAAAACGCTATTTGCGCATTCTTGAGCAAATCGACGGTACGCGCCCCTACCTGGCGTCAGCCGCCGCACGCGTGAGCCAGGTCAGCGGCCCGACCGGCGTAAAGATGAACGGTCCGTACGATTATGTTCCCCCACGTTACTGGTTCGAGGACAGAAAATATGGCGGCGCGTTCGGCTTTAATACCGAAACCGGGCCCGGCCCACAGCCTCCGCCTTTAAGCAGTCTGCAAAAAATGATTCCCGCCCAGCATCTCTGGCCCATTGATTCGGTTTGGAACTACCATTGCGGTAGGAATGAATTCAATTCTCTCAAACGGTATCAACAGGCTTTAAACAGGCGCTACGGTCAACCTGACCATGTGAACGATTTTGTGCGCATCGCCCAGGCCATGAATTACGAGGCCATGCGCGCCATGTTCGAAGCCTTTGCCGTTAATAAATTTCAGGCCACCGGCATTATCCAGTGGATGTTGAATTCCGCCTGGCCGGAGCTGTACTGGCAGTTGTACGACTACTACCTGATGCCCAACGGTGCGTTTTACGGCGCAAAAAAAGCCTGTGATTCGTTGCAGTTAATGTACGATTATTCTAACCGGACGGTTTTTTTAAACAACAATACACTCAAGGCGTTTTCCGGACTCGTTGCACATATTAAACTTTTCGATTTGCAGTCGAAGCTGGTAGACGAACGGCAAATCCAGACCGCCATTGCCCCCAACGCCGTCAAAGCGGTGACGCGCATTCCGGAATATGAGGCGCCTACCCCTGTTTATTTTCTTGATCTGCGCTTATTCGATGCGCGAGGCCGGCGCTTAGCTGCCAATTTTTACTGGCTTTCGCGCAAACAGGATGTCCTGGATTACTCAAACTCCACCTGGTTTGTAACGCCCATTAAACAATTTGCGGATTTTACCGCTCTCAACGCTTTGCCTGCGGCCACGGTTAAAGTCAAAACCATCCCTGCTGGCGATACCGGCAAGCTGACCGTTCGCCTGCAGAATACTTCGGAACATCTGGCGTTCATGCTTTATCTGGAATTGCAAACGGACAGGGGACAGACCATTACGCCGGTTTTCTGGAGCGACAATTACCTCAGTCTTTTGCCGGGAGAACAACGCGAGCTTACCGTCCGTTTCGCTGGTAAAGAAAAAGCGGTGGTTAAGGTAAACGGCTGGAATACGGACCTCCGCTATGAAAATTAACCGGAGATCGGGTAATCGTAAAAAAGCGTGTAACTAAAAAACGGAGAGATTTTTGTGAAACGGAATTACTTCATTGTCTTGCTCATTTTTCTGGTCTTTTTTGTGATTTCCTTTTTGACCAATATTCTGGGGCCGCTCATTCCGGACATCATTAACAGCT
This sequence is a window from Caldithrix abyssi DSM 13497. Protein-coding genes within it:
- a CDS encoding glycoside hydrolase family 2 → MLYRMLLFVLSILFFYNCHHFQAQPAHRLTLKNWQLKAADSVQASGQRMTQADFNPQNWLPVRVPTTVMGALLKAGRYQDIFVGMNLKKVPTKPFQNGWWYRCSFDLPDLKRLPKNVLRFNGLNYRADVFLNGRQIASKDSIFGAFRVFEMDISSLVKEKNNVLAVCVYPPQAGDFTIGFVDWNPAPPDRNMGLWRPVEIRRARNVLLKNPFVKTAFDSSLQTARLTVQVTACNLSDQPVSGVLEGTIESHSFKKAFHLKAGESATITVDAEEFPQLVFKRPRLWWPVHWGKANLYDLELLAKIEGQVSDALQIRFGMRKIESYFTDEGHRAFKINGRKILIQGAGWTDDLFLAQSAQNVRSQLRYVKEMGLNTIRLEGFWGNDQTLYDVCDSLGILIMAGFSCQWEWEDYLGKACDQFGGARSAQDMDLLSAYWRDQITLLRNHPSIFVWMAASDMLPRPALEKRYLRILEQIDGTRPYLASAAARVSQVSGPTGVKMNGPYDYVPPRYWFEDRKYGGAFGFNTETGPGPQPPPLSSLQKMIPAQHLWPIDSVWNYHCGRNEFNSLKRYQQALNRRYGQPDHVNDFVRIAQAMNYEAMRAMFEAFAVNKFQATGIIQWMLNSAWPELYWQLYDYYLMPNGAFYGAKKACDSLQLMYDYSNRTVFLNNNTLKAFSGLVAHIKLFDLQSKLVDERQIQTAIAPNAVKAVTRIPEYEAPTPVYFLDLRLFDARGRRLAANFYWLSRKQDVLDYSNSTWFVTPIKQFADFTALNALPAATVKVKTIPAGDTGKLTVRLQNTSEHLAFMLYLELQTDRGQTITPVFWSDNYLSLLPGEQRELTVRFAGKEKAVVKVNGWNTDLRYEN